A genome region from Drosophila simulans strain w501 chromosome 2R, Prin_Dsim_3.1, whole genome shotgun sequence includes the following:
- the LOC6735922 gene encoding protein tumorous imaginal discs, mitochondrial isoform X4 codes for MMISCKKLFVFRQLPAVRRCLATAAFSSPRATSYRILSSAGSGSTRTDAPQVRGLHTTRDLLAKDYYATLGVAKNANGKDIKKAYYQLAKKYHPDTNKEDPDAGRKFQEVSEAYEVLSDEQKRREYDTYGQTAENIGRQGGGFPGGGAGGFGPEGFSQSWQFRSSIDPEELFRKIFEGEGNFRTNSFDDFADSKFGFGQAQEMVMDLTFAQAARGVNKDVNVNVVDQCPKCAGTKCEPGTKPGRCQYCNGTGFETVSTGPFVMRSTCRYCQGTRQHIKYPCSECEGKGRTVQRRKVTVPVPAGIENGQTVRMQVGSKELFVTFRVERSDYFRREGADVHTDAAISLAQAVLGGTVRVQGVYEDQWINVEPGTSSHHKIMLRGKGLKRVNAHGHGDHYVHVKITVPSAKKLDKKRLALIEAYAELEEDTPGQIHGIANRKDGSKQATSE; via the exons ATGATGATTTCGTGTAAAAAATTATTCGTGTTCCGGCAGCTGCCGGCGGTGCGCCGTTGCCTGGCGACAGCCGCGTTCTCATCGCCCCGCGCGACCTCCTACCGAATCCTCTCCAGCGCCGGGAGCGGAAGTACCCGGACAGACGCACCCCAAGTGCGCGGCCTGCACACTACGCGTGACCTCCTGGCCAAGGACTACTACGCCACGCTGGGCGTAGCCAAGAACGCCAACGGCAAGGACATCAAGAAGGCCTACTatcagctggccaagaagtaCCATCCGGACACGAACAAGGAGGATCCGGATGCGGGCCGCAAGTTCCAGGAGGTTTCCGAGGCCTACGAAGTGCTCAGCGACGAGCAGAAGCGCCGTGAGTACGACACCTATGGCCAGACGGCGGAGAACATTGGTCGCCAGGGCGGCGGATTCCCCGGCGGAGGAGCCGGTGGCTTCGGCCCCGAGGGTTTCTCGCAGAGCTGGCAGTTCCGCTCGAGCATCGACCCCGAGGAGCTCTTCCGCAAGATCTTCGAGGGCGAGGGCAACTTCCGAACGAACTCGTTTGACGACTTCGCCGACTCCAAGTTCGGATTTGGACAGGCCCAGGAGATGGTCATGGACCTGACCTTTGCTCAGGCTGCGCGCGGCGTCAACAAGGATGTCAACGTCAACGTGGTGGACCAGTGCCCCAAGTGCGCCGGCACCAAGTGCGAGCCGGGCACCAAGCCAGGTCGCTGTCAGTACTGCAACGGCACCGGCTTCGAAACGGTGTCCACCGGGCCCTTCGTGATGCGCTCCACTTGCCGCTACTGCCAGGGCACGCGGCAGCACATCAAGTACCCGTGCAGCGAGTGCGAGGGCAAGGGCCGCACGGTCCAGCGCCGCAAGGTCACCGTGCCGGTGCCGGCTGGCATCGAGAACGGGCAAACGGTGCGCATGCAGGTGGGCAGCAAGGAGCTGTTCGTCACGTTCCGCGTGGAGCGGAGCGACTACTTCCGGCGCGAGGGCGCCGATGTGCACACGGACGCGGCCATATCCCTGGCCCAGGCGGTGCTGGGCGGCACTGTGCGCGTCCAGGGCGTGTACGAGGATCAGTGGATAAACGTGGAGCCGGGCACCTCGTCGCACCACAAGATCATGCTGCGCGGCAAGGGTCTGAAGCGCGTGAATGCCCACGGACACGGCGATCATTACGTGCACGTCAAGATCACAGTGCCATCGGCGAAGAAGTTGGACAAGAAGCGACTGGCTCTAATCGAGGCGTACgccgagctggaggaggacaCCCCCGGGCAGATCCACGGAATCGCGAATCGCAAAGACGGCAGTAAGCAAGCAAC GAGCGAGTGA
- the LOC6735922 gene encoding protein tumorous imaginal discs, mitochondrial isoform X1 has translation MMISCKKLFVFRQLPAVRRCLATAAFSSPRATSYRILSSAGSGSTRTDAPQVRGLHTTRDLLAKDYYATLGVAKNANGKDIKKAYYQLAKKYHPDTNKEDPDAGRKFQEVSEAYEVLSDEQKRREYDTYGQTAENIGRQGGGFPGGGAGGFGPEGFSQSWQFRSSIDPEELFRKIFEGEGNFRTNSFDDFADSKFGFGQAQEMVMDLTFAQAARGVNKDVNVNVVDQCPKCAGTKCEPGTKPGRCQYCNGTGFETVSTGPFVMRSTCRYCQGTRQHIKYPCSECEGKGRTVQRRKVTVPVPAGIENGQTVRMQVGSKELFVTFRVERSDYFRREGADVHTDAAISLAQAVLGGTVRVQGVYEDQWINVEPGTSSHHKIMLRGKGLKRVNAHGHGDHYVHVKITVPSAKKLDKKRLALIEAYAELEEDTPGQIHGIANRKDGSKQATAGASEEPGAGAAAGASAAAAGSGASKPGPGAAESEGKDQRTDEEETKAKEGGGSGSGQGDGGGFISKIKSMFN, from the exons ATGATGATTTCGTGTAAAAAATTATTCGTGTTCCGGCAGCTGCCGGCGGTGCGCCGTTGCCTGGCGACAGCCGCGTTCTCATCGCCCCGCGCGACCTCCTACCGAATCCTCTCCAGCGCCGGGAGCGGAAGTACCCGGACAGACGCACCCCAAGTGCGCGGCCTGCACACTACGCGTGACCTCCTGGCCAAGGACTACTACGCCACGCTGGGCGTAGCCAAGAACGCCAACGGCAAGGACATCAAGAAGGCCTACTatcagctggccaagaagtaCCATCCGGACACGAACAAGGAGGATCCGGATGCGGGCCGCAAGTTCCAGGAGGTTTCCGAGGCCTACGAAGTGCTCAGCGACGAGCAGAAGCGCCGTGAGTACGACACCTATGGCCAGACGGCGGAGAACATTGGTCGCCAGGGCGGCGGATTCCCCGGCGGAGGAGCCGGTGGCTTCGGCCCCGAGGGTTTCTCGCAGAGCTGGCAGTTCCGCTCGAGCATCGACCCCGAGGAGCTCTTCCGCAAGATCTTCGAGGGCGAGGGCAACTTCCGAACGAACTCGTTTGACGACTTCGCCGACTCCAAGTTCGGATTTGGACAGGCCCAGGAGATGGTCATGGACCTGACCTTTGCTCAGGCTGCGCGCGGCGTCAACAAGGATGTCAACGTCAACGTGGTGGACCAGTGCCCCAAGTGCGCCGGCACCAAGTGCGAGCCGGGCACCAAGCCAGGTCGCTGTCAGTACTGCAACGGCACCGGCTTCGAAACGGTGTCCACCGGGCCCTTCGTGATGCGCTCCACTTGCCGCTACTGCCAGGGCACGCGGCAGCACATCAAGTACCCGTGCAGCGAGTGCGAGGGCAAGGGCCGCACGGTCCAGCGCCGCAAGGTCACCGTGCCGGTGCCGGCTGGCATCGAGAACGGGCAAACGGTGCGCATGCAGGTGGGCAGCAAGGAGCTGTTCGTCACGTTCCGCGTGGAGCGGAGCGACTACTTCCGGCGCGAGGGCGCCGATGTGCACACGGACGCGGCCATATCCCTGGCCCAGGCGGTGCTGGGCGGCACTGTGCGCGTCCAGGGCGTGTACGAGGATCAGTGGATAAACGTGGAGCCGGGCACCTCGTCGCACCACAAGATCATGCTGCGCGGCAAGGGTCTGAAGCGCGTGAATGCCCACGGACACGGCGATCATTACGTGCACGTCAAGATCACAGTGCCATCGGCGAAGAAGTTGGACAAGAAGCGACTGGCTCTAATCGAGGCGTACgccgagctggaggaggacaCCCCCGGGCAGATCCACGGAATCGCGAATCGCAAAGACGGCAGTAAGCAAGCAAC CGCAGGAGCGAGTGAggagccaggagcaggagcagctgctggagccagtgcagcagcagccggatCAGGAGCCTCCAAGCCaggaccaggagcagcagaaagcGAAGGCAAAGACCAGCGGACGGACGAAGAGGAAACCAAAGCGAAAGAAGGCggcggatccggatccggacAAGGCGACGGCGGAGGCTTCATAAGCAAGATCAAGTCCATGTTCAACTGA
- the LOC6735922 gene encoding protein tumorous imaginal discs, mitochondrial isoform X3, with the protein MMISCKKLFVFRQLPAVRRCLATAAFSSPRATSYRILSSAGSGSTRTDAPQVRGLHTTRDLLAKDYYATLGVAKNANGKDIKKAYYQLAKKYHPDTNKEDPDAGRKFQEVSEAYEVLSDEQKRREYDTYGQTAENIGRQGGGFPGGGAGGFGPEGFSQSWQFRSSIDPEELFRKIFEGEGNFRTNSFDDFADSKFGFGQAQEMVMDLTFAQAARGVNKDVNVNVVDQCPKCAGTKCEPGTKPGRCQYCNGTGFETVSTGPFVMRSTCRYCQGTRQHIKYPCSECEGKGRTVQRRKVTVPVPAGIENGQTVRMQVGSKELFVTFRVERSDYFRREGADVHTDAAISLAQAVLGGTVRVQGVYEDQWINVEPGTSSHHKIMLRGKGLKRVNAHGHGDHYVHVKITVPSAKKLDKKRLALIEAYAELEEDTPGQIHGIANRKDGTQERVRSQEQEQLLEPVQQQPDQEPPSQDQEQQKAKAKTSGRTKRKPKRKKAADPDPDKATAEAS; encoded by the exons ATGATGATTTCGTGTAAAAAATTATTCGTGTTCCGGCAGCTGCCGGCGGTGCGCCGTTGCCTGGCGACAGCCGCGTTCTCATCGCCCCGCGCGACCTCCTACCGAATCCTCTCCAGCGCCGGGAGCGGAAGTACCCGGACAGACGCACCCCAAGTGCGCGGCCTGCACACTACGCGTGACCTCCTGGCCAAGGACTACTACGCCACGCTGGGCGTAGCCAAGAACGCCAACGGCAAGGACATCAAGAAGGCCTACTatcagctggccaagaagtaCCATCCGGACACGAACAAGGAGGATCCGGATGCGGGCCGCAAGTTCCAGGAGGTTTCCGAGGCCTACGAAGTGCTCAGCGACGAGCAGAAGCGCCGTGAGTACGACACCTATGGCCAGACGGCGGAGAACATTGGTCGCCAGGGCGGCGGATTCCCCGGCGGAGGAGCCGGTGGCTTCGGCCCCGAGGGTTTCTCGCAGAGCTGGCAGTTCCGCTCGAGCATCGACCCCGAGGAGCTCTTCCGCAAGATCTTCGAGGGCGAGGGCAACTTCCGAACGAACTCGTTTGACGACTTCGCCGACTCCAAGTTCGGATTTGGACAGGCCCAGGAGATGGTCATGGACCTGACCTTTGCTCAGGCTGCGCGCGGCGTCAACAAGGATGTCAACGTCAACGTGGTGGACCAGTGCCCCAAGTGCGCCGGCACCAAGTGCGAGCCGGGCACCAAGCCAGGTCGCTGTCAGTACTGCAACGGCACCGGCTTCGAAACGGTGTCCACCGGGCCCTTCGTGATGCGCTCCACTTGCCGCTACTGCCAGGGCACGCGGCAGCACATCAAGTACCCGTGCAGCGAGTGCGAGGGCAAGGGCCGCACGGTCCAGCGCCGCAAGGTCACCGTGCCGGTGCCGGCTGGCATCGAGAACGGGCAAACGGTGCGCATGCAGGTGGGCAGCAAGGAGCTGTTCGTCACGTTCCGCGTGGAGCGGAGCGACTACTTCCGGCGCGAGGGCGCCGATGTGCACACGGACGCGGCCATATCCCTGGCCCAGGCGGTGCTGGGCGGCACTGTGCGCGTCCAGGGCGTGTACGAGGATCAGTGGATAAACGTGGAGCCGGGCACCTCGTCGCACCACAAGATCATGCTGCGCGGCAAGGGTCTGAAGCGCGTGAATGCCCACGGACACGGCGATCATTACGTGCACGTCAAGATCACAGTGCCATCGGCGAAGAAGTTGGACAAGAAGCGACTGGCTCTAATCGAGGCGTACgccgagctggaggaggacaCCCCCGGGCAGATCCACGGAATCGCGAATCGCAAAGACGGCA CGCAGGAGCGAGTGAggagccaggagcaggagcagctgctggagccagtgcagcagcagccggatCAGGAGCCTCCAAGCCaggaccaggagcagcagaaagcGAAGGCAAAGACCAGCGGACGGACGAAGAGGAAACCAAAGCGAAAGAAGGCggcggatccggatccggacAAGGCGACGGCGGAGGCTTCATAA
- the LOC6735922 gene encoding protein tumorous imaginal discs, mitochondrial isoform X2 encodes MMISCKKLFVFRQLPAVRRCLATAAFSSPRATSYRILSSAGSGSTRTDAPQVRGLHTTRDLLAKDYYATLGVAKNANGKDIKKAYYQLAKKYHPDTNKEDPDAGRKFQEVSEAYEVLSDEQKRREYDTYGQTAENIGRQGGGFPGGGAGGFGPEGFSQSWQFRSSIDPEELFRKIFEGEGNFRTNSFDDFADSKFGFGQAQEMVMDLTFAQAARGVNKDVNVNVVDQCPKCAGTKCEPGTKPGRCQYCNGTGFETVSTGPFVMRSTCRYCQGTRQHIKYPCSECEGKGRTVQRRKVTVPVPAGIENGQTVRMQVGSKELFVTFRVERSDYFRREGADVHTDAAISLAQAVLGGTVRVQGVYEDQWINVEPGTSSHHKIMLRGKGLKRVNAHGHGDHYVHVKITVPSAKKLDKKRLALIEAYAELEEDTPGQIHGIANRKDGRASEEPGAGAAAGASAAAAGSGASKPGPGAAESEGKDQRTDEEETKAKEGGGSGSGQGDGGGFISKIKSMFN; translated from the exons ATGATGATTTCGTGTAAAAAATTATTCGTGTTCCGGCAGCTGCCGGCGGTGCGCCGTTGCCTGGCGACAGCCGCGTTCTCATCGCCCCGCGCGACCTCCTACCGAATCCTCTCCAGCGCCGGGAGCGGAAGTACCCGGACAGACGCACCCCAAGTGCGCGGCCTGCACACTACGCGTGACCTCCTGGCCAAGGACTACTACGCCACGCTGGGCGTAGCCAAGAACGCCAACGGCAAGGACATCAAGAAGGCCTACTatcagctggccaagaagtaCCATCCGGACACGAACAAGGAGGATCCGGATGCGGGCCGCAAGTTCCAGGAGGTTTCCGAGGCCTACGAAGTGCTCAGCGACGAGCAGAAGCGCCGTGAGTACGACACCTATGGCCAGACGGCGGAGAACATTGGTCGCCAGGGCGGCGGATTCCCCGGCGGAGGAGCCGGTGGCTTCGGCCCCGAGGGTTTCTCGCAGAGCTGGCAGTTCCGCTCGAGCATCGACCCCGAGGAGCTCTTCCGCAAGATCTTCGAGGGCGAGGGCAACTTCCGAACGAACTCGTTTGACGACTTCGCCGACTCCAAGTTCGGATTTGGACAGGCCCAGGAGATGGTCATGGACCTGACCTTTGCTCAGGCTGCGCGCGGCGTCAACAAGGATGTCAACGTCAACGTGGTGGACCAGTGCCCCAAGTGCGCCGGCACCAAGTGCGAGCCGGGCACCAAGCCAGGTCGCTGTCAGTACTGCAACGGCACCGGCTTCGAAACGGTGTCCACCGGGCCCTTCGTGATGCGCTCCACTTGCCGCTACTGCCAGGGCACGCGGCAGCACATCAAGTACCCGTGCAGCGAGTGCGAGGGCAAGGGCCGCACGGTCCAGCGCCGCAAGGTCACCGTGCCGGTGCCGGCTGGCATCGAGAACGGGCAAACGGTGCGCATGCAGGTGGGCAGCAAGGAGCTGTTCGTCACGTTCCGCGTGGAGCGGAGCGACTACTTCCGGCGCGAGGGCGCCGATGTGCACACGGACGCGGCCATATCCCTGGCCCAGGCGGTGCTGGGCGGCACTGTGCGCGTCCAGGGCGTGTACGAGGATCAGTGGATAAACGTGGAGCCGGGCACCTCGTCGCACCACAAGATCATGCTGCGCGGCAAGGGTCTGAAGCGCGTGAATGCCCACGGACACGGCGATCATTACGTGCACGTCAAGATCACAGTGCCATCGGCGAAGAAGTTGGACAAGAAGCGACTGGCTCTAATCGAGGCGTACgccgagctggaggaggacaCCCCCGGGCAGATCCACGGAATCGCGAATCGCAAAGACGGCA GAGCGAGTGAggagccaggagcaggagcagctgctggagccagtgcagcagcagccggatCAGGAGCCTCCAAGCCaggaccaggagcagcagaaagcGAAGGCAAAGACCAGCGGACGGACGAAGAGGAAACCAAAGCGAAAGAAGGCggcggatccggatccggacAAGGCGACGGCGGAGGCTTCATAAGCAAGATCAAGTCCATGTTCAACTGA